From the genome of Enoplosus armatus isolate fEnoArm2 chromosome 20 unlocalized genomic scaffold, fEnoArm2.hap1 SUPER_20_unloc_2, whole genome shotgun sequence:
acactcacactcacacacacacacactcacacacacacacacacacacacacatacacactcacacacacacactcacacacacacatacacacacacacacacacacactcacacacacacactcacacacacacatacacacacacacacactcacacacacacacacatacacactcacacacacacactcacacacacacatacacacacacacacacacacacacacacacatacacactcacacacacacactcacacacacacatacacactcacactcacacactcacacacactcacacacattagTTCTCCATTAGCAGCCCTGTGATTGGTTGAAGTTAAAGTACCCAGAAGCTCCTGGACCTCCACGTTGGTCAGGTGTTAATGTTCAGTGTTAATGTAGGAAAACATTGTGACACCAAACTGCCTCAAACCGGCCGGACTGTCGTGAAACATGAACGTGTTTGAAGCACTTTTAGAGACAGTCAAGTGTTTCATCTCCACCCAGTTTGTGACGTTCGATGGAGCTTTTGTCCACTCGATGTCCAACATGTTCCGCCTCCTTTAATCCTTACTCCTTTAATGTTTTTCAGCGTTTAACAACACTGGCGtttttgtgtcactgtcacAGCTGAGGTCGGATCCATCCATCGTGTATATTTACTATCTCCTGatgtccatactgtaattttactatGTTGGTCTATTCATCTATTGCATGTCCCCTGTTGGTCTCCCCCCCATTAAATAGTCTTTTTGGGGGACTTATTCCTGATCTGAAGCCCCTtgaagaaacattttctttgtcatctAGGAGACAAAGACCCCGTGAATCTGCTGGTCACAGTCTCCAACACACCACCTCTGATGGTCTCTGAACGCCTGAATCTCAgttatttctctctgttaatTTCACATCCAGCTCTGGAACTTTTAAGTGCATCAGTTTTCAGAGACTCCTGCTGGTTCTGACAGCAGTCTTACTGTTTAGTGGGTCATGCTGATCTCACACCATTAGCAGGTCATTCCAGCTTGTTTGGGTGTCCTCTCTCTAAAGTCTAATATCCGCTTTGCTATATTTTTCCTGCTCTGTTATTTTTACCCCGCCTTTTTCCCCCGGCGCTCACCATCTGCTGTCGAGGACAGTAGTTAGGTGTCCCTGGTTTGAAAGGTATTTCCTGATTCtgttattttacaacatttttgaAGAGACTGGATATCCTGtcttcatttctctgtgttttatttagacAGGAGAAGGGTTGAGAggtttaaagacagacagaggtctGCAGACGGATCTGAACGCTTTCTGCAACACCAACTGTTTCTGCATTTTGGTCTTATTGAGGGAAACtggtgatttgtgtttgtgtgaatgtatgtggaCTCTGAGAGACGTCGAGACACATGAGAAGCTTGTggaagctgcagctctgatgcATAATGCAGAACAGATGGATCCAAACAACATGAAGCATTTTCAAAGCAGTAAACCAGGACTTTCATGTGGAGCCTGGTCCCGCTCGCTCTGCTGTTCATGTGGGGGCTGGGGTCACATGACATCGTACAGTCCAGGATCAGACTCAACCCAGTTTCCTACAGATGATGTTCATAAGTTGCTGTTCTGCATTAGTCATGTTGAGTGAACGGAAGAAGAGTCTCGTCTGAACACAAcagtctgttgttgtgtgttgaaACCCAGATCCCCCAATGCTGTTAGGGCATTTAGTTTGAAGCAGACTGAagtctttcctgtgtgtgtttgtgctaatGATGATGAACTGTCTGTCTTCGGTCAAAGCCTCCCCCGAGTTACCTCGTCCATGGAGGTAGACAGCAGACATATGGTCCCGGTACCGATTAGAGaaaccctcccctctcctttacTCTTTCTAATGAAATCCATACAGACTTCGACAAGAAGCCTCTGCAGCAGATCGTGTTTGCCGCTCGGGAGGAAACACGCTGACTTAAAGATGCTGGTGGACTTATCAGCTGAGCGATGGATGGCTAACATATCAGCACATGTTGTTCTACACTGGGTTTGTATTTCATCTGCATATCTGCTGCATTACAGCCAGACAAAGTcatgaagaaaaaacatcaaatgtacaaaaattgTAATGTTGTCAGAATAACGTCACGACTTTTACAGCTTTTCCTACAACAGTGACCTCAGCTCTCTGTTGTTCCTAATAAACCTACTGAAACTCGTTCATTTAGTCTTTCGTTTTTCCGCCCCACACGTTTGTGTCACTGAGCTACTTCTCAAACAGCGTCTTCCTCGCTGCATCTCGTCAGTAAGTTTTATTCTCGATAAAATAACAATCTGTTGTAGTTTATCTTTAGGTTCAAAGTTAGAGTTAGGACCAGGTCTGTCAATTTGTCTCcaaatatttcaactttatcCTGTAATTAAAGTAGGAAGTTACAGAGGATGGATTTGTTGGCCTGAGATGAAGCTCTGCCTGTAAGGCTCAAATCTGTTATTAGCAGgatgtgctaacatgctaacagcaatactcaacaaaatgtcatgtttcaaGAAGACCAGAGCCTGTTCTGTGACCTCAGATCCTTTTAATCTAATTtgatttcaaatgtaaaaataatcacTCAGAGTGACGTAATAAAGCAGTTGTTTAATACATATTACATGACTCCCAAAATCCCCAAAGTGACGCTTATGGCAAGCTGACAGGTGTGTGTTGAAGTCCCTTCCTCCATTTTGCGCAGTATAATTTTGTCACTGCACTCTTTGTGTAGTTGGGAAAATCAAAATGGTGGCTTAAGTTATTAAAACTGAGCAGCTTTAATCATTGGCTGCTGAAATTCAAGGTTGGAGGAGCAGCGAGGATTAATGTCCTTTAAAGCACAAAGCTTCACATCCAGCCTGGCCTGCTGTCactgccccctctctctcagctgatccctctcatttcatctctctgctgtcttttgctctttctctctttccagcCAGCTGTCCGTCCCTCGTCCACCAtcacagtctttttttctgctcccaaatcgctctctctttcccacgtttcctttcttttgttgttgattttccCACCATCTCTTCCTTCTCTGGATCGGGGCGAGATATGAAGCGGCACCATGGGTTTCATGGAATTCTACCTGGAGATTGACCCCGTCACCCTGAACCTGATCATCCTGGTCGCCAGCTATGTCATCCTGCTCCTGGTCTTCCTCATCTCCTGCATCCTGTACGACTGCCGGGGCAAAGACCCCACCAAGGAGTACGCCCCCGACAACACGCCGGCGCCGCCCAGCCAGTCGCCTATACGCCTGGTGGTCATGCAGAACTCGCCCACCTCGTCCCGCTACGAGCCCAACAACACGGCGGGTCACGGCGAGCTGCCGACGCCAGACCTGAGccgagacagaggagagagggagagggagaagaggagtaCTCTggtctgaggaagaggagcgagCTTCTGACTGACAACCATGAAGTGCTGTTGTATCACTTTGTACAGTGTTTCTAGTCCTGGActcttatttttacttttaaacatCCCTGGATGGCGTTGATGGGCTGCTGAGTAGGTCAGCAGGAGGTAAGCAGCCAGCAGGgccaacccccccaccaccccaaaCCTGAACCCCCCCACTACCTGCAAAACAGGGACAGCAGTAATTTACAAGAATTTAAGACAACTGAAATCAACCTGATACAACCTAAACAGTATTCACtgtcattacatttacaatagtGCCATTGGCTCTTTTATTAACTTGTTTTATTgcttcaaacacaaaatataaacaatctGTAACGAGAGAATTAATGAAAAGGAGCAGAGACAAGATCAAACCTTATATTACCTGCCTCCTTCTCAAAACAAGTGACATTTTGAGCCCCAAATGAATGTTTTGGATTATTTTCGAGGGGCTGAGGAGCCCTGAGCAGTTGTCTGTACAACAATTACAATGGTacattaattttctgtcaatcaacacaTCAATTAATCGACTTATTGTCTCAGCAATAACACAAACCTGACAGCCCACTACATTGTGGGGACTTTTGCATTCTGGGGACAGAGAATACTTAAACTAGTAGAGATGGGGTGAAGACTAGAATTAGTTTAGCTTGATGGTTTGGGGCTAGAGAATGAATGTCGTGGAGGGTACCAGAGGCCCAGCTCTTGTATTTATCAGTCTGGTTTCAGTGTCCCCACGAGGGTCGACATGTTGCTCCAACAGTACAAGAGGAAAATGGTCACAGTAACTTAAAGTCAAAGTATATTCAAAGGTGAACTCACAATCAGAAAGATTAGATTTGattatttctgtaaaataaGCCACATCTGTTCAATCAGCCTGCATGTGAACATCTGTGTCTGTTCAGATATTACAGCATCTGTTCAGGCTGCACATACTGTGCATGTCATGCCAATGTTCTGTATGTTCCAACTGTAATCCATTCTGCATTAGCAAATGCATGGAAATCAATTATTACTGATATCTGAGTACGTGACACGAATCGAGGCCATCGTCACAACACCGACACACTCGGAGCAGCTGGTTGGTCCCGTCGTGTTATAATCTTGGGTTTCTCTCCGTGTTGCGCTCTAGAAGCCGTTACTGCAGAACAGATatcaaaataatacacacagcttcctcctgttttcAAGATGATCCTAACTTCTCAATGCTCGAGTATTAACGTTgtctgaacatgaacatgaacattaagCAAGTTTATAAAATTCTCGAATTTGGAAAGTTTGGGCTTACAAGCAAACTTAAAGTGCATGgcagttttttaaaaaggtacatgAGATTCGAGATGTTCGGATTCGGGATGTTCTTCCCCCATCGGCAGACAACAACATTATACCACAGATTAAGCCAAAACCTGGATACTTTCAACAGTTTCTCACGTCCAGTGTCTGCTTTCCAATACGTCAGTACACGTCAACAGTGAGATTAAAGTATGCCAAACGAACTGTGATTAATGTAAACACTTTGGTTAATATGTTGGGTGTCTGTGACCGGACATGAACTCTTGTCTCTTGTATGAAAGTCTGACACACAAGtctttcctttttgttctgAAAGTTCaacttcttttaaaaatgaattcacagACCGACATCCGCAAGCTTTAGTTCCCAACATGTGACGATGTTCAAGCCAACTGTCATGTATGCTTCGGCTGCCCTAAACACAGCTGCTTATGTTTTGTCCATACtggataacaataataacatccTGCAGGAGGATAAGTACATTCACAGTAGAAACGTCATGAATCAAATATAGAGTGTTTCTTGTAAATCACTTTAAacctctgtgtttatgtaaagCTGGCTGCATGCAGCTTTCCATGTTGGAAGGTTTCAGTCATCTTGTACCATCTGATTTCAACATCCTCACTCTTACAAGTCCTGGACTTTGTACCACCGTCAGCCCCATCACGCAGTAGACAAATATACACATAGTACTTCCTTTACTTGAAAAAGCTTTGCCCTTGAACAGACAGCAGTTTATGTTTTCCTCAGAATATATTTCACTTGAGAACCGAAGTCATTAGGATTCCTCCTTTGGAGACCATGAACATATAAACAGACTTTCATGGCAATTCCTAGCAGTAagcacaaagtccagctgaggctgatgggaatgttcatagtttgcaggtatttgctcTTAAAttgttggacaaattaaaaatttgaagaagaagacgatcatgaaagttattacaattcatcctgaagggaacatgaaCATCTCCACCAGACCACCAGACCGTCATCCCTAAAGCCCTGCTGCTAGCGTCTCTGAAACACTAAATAAAGCACTGTCGTGGTCTTTAGTTTATGTTTAAGTTCTGACAGAACCCTCCagagtaaaatgtataaaacagaaCAGGATGGAGCAGAACATCAGCAGCACCAGACTGTGAGTCTGTTGGCT
Proteins encoded in this window:
- the LOC139307155 gene encoding small integral membrane protein 36-like; this encodes MGFMEFYLEIDPVTLNLIILVASYVILLLVFLISCILYDCRGKDPTKEYAPDNTPAPPSQSPIRLVVMQNSPTSSRYEPNNTAGHGELPTPDLSRDRGEREREKRSTLV